The following are from one region of the Carassius auratus strain Wakin unplaced genomic scaffold, ASM336829v1 scaf_tig00020643, whole genome shotgun sequence genome:
- the LOC113076521 gene encoding protein FAM84B-like, with amino-acid sequence MGNQVEKLTHLNYNELPTTDPNGFDIEDDTPRIGVSYIFSADDDEQEDNLDETEKEDVKHYDCRNELECAVYYRDECIYDRNSRFGEVGTLSWENLANKCKPGDLVEFVAIGQYPHWAVCVDDQQVVHLHRNEIKCDFIFDASQGKRGRVVNELYKFSALSPDVVVQTAMEQVGMKERDICWKNSECFAAWCRFGKREFKSGGEIRIGKQPYKMKMQLSEKKSHVLDFQSLEDLIMEKRRNDQMGREAVIQELENHLNCTEDTENDHSCN; translated from the coding sequence ATGGGGAATCAAGTGGAGAAACTTACCCATTTGAATTACAATGAATTACCTACCACTGACCCTAATGGATTCGACATAGAGGACGACACTCCACGGATCGGCGTGTCTTATATTTTCTCTGCTGACGACGACGAGCAGGAGGACAACCTCGATGAGACAGAAAAGGAAGATGTTAAACATTACGACTGCCGCAATGAATTAGAATGCGCGGTATATTATCGCGACGAGTGCATATATGACAGGAATAGCAGGTTCGGTGAAGTGGGAACCCTGTCGTGGGAGAACTTGGCGAATAAATGCAAACCCGGTGACCTGGTGGAGTTTGTGGCTATCGGTCAGTACCCGCACTGGGCTGTTTGTGTTGACGACCAACAGGTGGTTCATTTGCATAGAAACGAGATTAAATGCGACTTTATTTTCGATGCCAGTCAAGGCAAAAGAGGCAGAGTTGTGAACGAGCTGTATAAGTTTAGCGCGCTGAGCCCGGATGTTGTGGTGCAGACTGCCATGGAGCAGGTGGGGATGAAAGAGCGAGACATTTGCTGGAAGAACTCTGAATGCTTCGCTGCCTGGTGCAGGTTTGGTAAACGCGAGTTTAAAAGTGGAGGCGAGATACGAATCGGGAAGCAGCCGTACAAGATGAAAATGCAGCTGTCGGAGAAGAAAAGTCACGTTTTGGACTTTCAAAGTTTAGAGGACTTGATCATGGAAAAGAGGAGAAACGACCAAATGGGAAGGGAAGCCGTTATTCAGGAACTGGAGAATCATTTAAATTGCACAGAAGACACTGAGAATGATCACAGTTGTAACTGA
- the LOC113076518 gene encoding TYRO protein tyrosine kinase-binding protein-like codes for MRRILYLMVPMNGLLADFVEGNQDCTSCYKLDTGVAFGIITCDIILTLLIALSVYCFFSHQKRRGSLHTHARCCGSGKARTHQPSMKTKTIEMESPYQELYGVQSDIYSDLQQYRK; via the exons ATGAGAAGGATTCTATACCTGATGGTCCCCATGAACGGACTACTCG CTGACTTCGTTGAGGGGAATCAAG ACTGCACTTCATGTTACAAGTTGGACACAGGAGTGGCTTTTGGGATCATCACTTGTGACATCATCCTCACACTCCTCATTGCTCTCTCAGTCTATTGTTTCTTTTCCCATCAGAAAAGACGAGGCAGTTTACATACACACGCCAGATGCTGTGGGTCAG GTAAAGCAAGAACTCACCAGCCATCGATGAAGACAAAGACAATTGAAATGGAATCGCCTTATCAG GAGCTTTATGGAGTCCAGTCAGACATATACAGTGATCTTCAGCAGTATCGGAAATGA